The Pirellulales bacterium genome includes a region encoding these proteins:
- a CDS encoding ABC transporter ATP-binding protein: MIETKDLTKTYGQLHAIKNLDLNLERGDVFGFIGPNGAGKTTTMRILATLLNPTFGEAYVCGYSIYTKPKEIRRVIGYMPDFFGVYDDMKVIEYLEFFAAAYRIKGAARRKICDEVLELVDLGYKREAFVTSLSRGMTQRLGLARVLLHDPQVLLLDEPASGLDPRARIEIRGLLKELRNMGKTIMVSSHILPELADICNKIGIIERGELLVNSDVAEVMRKVRRQPVLKVGVTDVDGAAKLLSQHKGVEKVDTTAGVLTVTMSPEVEDYSDLPSLLIGAGHKLTLFKEEEVNLETAFMELTKGITS; the protein is encoded by the coding sequence GTGATCGAAACCAAGGACCTCACCAAGACGTACGGCCAATTGCACGCCATCAAGAACCTCGATCTGAATCTCGAGCGTGGCGACGTGTTCGGCTTTATCGGTCCCAATGGCGCCGGCAAGACCACCACGATGCGTATACTGGCCACGCTGCTGAACCCCACCTTCGGCGAGGCTTACGTCTGCGGCTATTCGATCTATACGAAGCCCAAGGAGATCCGTCGCGTCATCGGCTACATGCCGGATTTCTTCGGCGTGTATGACGACATGAAGGTGATTGAATACCTTGAGTTCTTCGCCGCCGCCTATCGCATCAAAGGGGCCGCTCGCCGCAAAATCTGCGACGAAGTGCTGGAACTCGTCGATCTGGGCTACAAACGCGAGGCGTTCGTTACCAGCCTCTCGCGCGGCATGACGCAGCGGCTGGGGTTGGCCCGCGTCTTGTTGCACGATCCGCAAGTGTTGCTGTTGGACGAGCCTGCCAGCGGCCTGGATCCGCGGGCGCGGATCGAAATCCGCGGCCTGCTCAAAGAGCTACGCAACATGGGCAAGACCATCATGGTTTCCAGCCACATTCTGCCCGAACTGGCGGATATCTGTAATAAAATCGGCATCATCGAGCGCGGCGAGTTGTTGGTGAATTCGGATGTGGCCGAAGTGATGCGCAAGGTGCGCCGCCAACCGGTGTTGAAAGTCGGCGTGACCGATGTCGACGGCGCGGCGAAGCTGCTCTCGCAACACAAGGGAGTCGAAAAGGTCGATACCACGGCCGGCGTCCTCACCGTGACGATGTCACCAGAGGTAGAGGACTACAGCGATCTACCGAGCCTGTTGATCGGCGCCGGCCACAAGCTGACGCTCTTCAAGGAAGAAGAGGTCAACCTGGAAACGGCATTCATGGAGTTGACGAAAGGGATTACCTCTTGA
- a CDS encoding MazG nucleotide pyrophosphohydrolase domain-containing protein encodes MDKEPRTEISLSAFQGLIRDMYLEKDLARGVDGTFMWLMEEVGELAAALRSGTHDERLGEFADVIAWLATIANVAGVDLTEAVMRKYGAGCPGCGQFTCACADAEKP; translated from the coding sequence ATGGATAAAGAGCCTCGCACTGAAATTTCGCTGTCGGCCTTTCAGGGCTTGATCCGTGACATGTATCTGGAAAAAGATCTGGCCCGCGGCGTCGACGGTACGTTTATGTGGTTGATGGAAGAGGTCGGCGAACTTGCCGCGGCTTTGCGGAGCGGTACACATGACGAGCGCCTGGGAGAATTCGCCGACGTGATCGCTTGGCTCGCCACGATTGCCAACGTTGCCGGAGTCGATTTGACCGAAGCTGTGATGCGCAAATACGGCGCCGGCTGTCCCGGTTGCGGCCAATTCACCTGCGCCTGTGCCGATGCGGAGAAACCATGA
- a CDS encoding amidohydrolase family protein, which produces MNPDQITRREVLRQAAFGGSLLAGYALWRGNAMAEEPRASSEVSADAAIDAHVHVWTPDTIKYPLSAGYRREEMLPPSFTPEQLIAQMRPCGVGRVVLVQMSFYGFDNAYMLDTIKRFPGIFSGIAVIDDSAARPQDEMRRLQRLGVRGFRIYARNMPVDRWLDGAGMAAMWEYGAKEHLAMCCLVNPADLPAIDRMCEKYPDTPVVVDHFGRVGMSGEIRDADVAQLCRLARHRQTHVKVSAFYALGKKTPPYTDLAPMVRRLVEAFGPQRLMWATDCPYQVQGENTYRDSIELVRSRLDFLSPEDRQWLLRKTAALVFFG; this is translated from the coding sequence ATGAATCCTGATCAAATCACGCGGCGGGAGGTATTGCGGCAGGCGGCCTTCGGTGGCAGCCTGCTTGCGGGATACGCCCTGTGGAGAGGAAATGCGATGGCCGAAGAGCCCAGGGCAAGCAGTGAAGTGTCTGCGGACGCTGCGATCGATGCGCACGTACACGTGTGGACGCCCGATACGATCAAATATCCCTTGTCGGCCGGATACCGTCGCGAAGAGATGCTGCCGCCGAGCTTTACGCCGGAGCAGTTGATTGCGCAGATGCGCCCCTGCGGCGTGGGGCGCGTGGTGCTCGTACAGATGAGCTTCTACGGCTTTGACAATGCCTACATGCTGGACACGATCAAGCGGTTTCCTGGCATCTTCTCGGGCATTGCCGTGATCGACGATTCGGCGGCCCGCCCGCAAGACGAAATGCGACGGTTGCAGCGGCTGGGAGTGCGCGGGTTTCGTATTTATGCGCGCAACATGCCGGTGGACCGCTGGCTCGACGGCGCGGGAATGGCAGCAATGTGGGAGTACGGCGCAAAAGAGCACCTGGCCATGTGCTGTTTGGTGAATCCGGCAGATTTGCCGGCCATCGACCGGATGTGCGAAAAGTATCCGGACACGCCGGTGGTGGTCGATCATTTTGGCCGTGTCGGTATGAGCGGCGAAATCCGCGACGCCGACGTCGCCCAACTCTGCCGGTTGGCCAGGCACAGGCAGACACACGTGAAAGTGTCGGCCTTTTATGCGCTGGGCAAGAAGACGCCGCCCTATACCGACCTGGCGCCCATGGTGCGCCGCTTGGTCGAGGCGTTCGGACCCCAGCGATTGATGTGGGCCACGGATTGCCCCTATCAGGTGCAAGGCGAGAATACCTACCGCGACTCGATCGAGTTGGTGCGCTCCCGACTCGATTTTCTTTCGCCGGAAGATCGCCAATGGTTGTTGCGCAAGACCGCCGCGCTTGTGTTCTTTGGCTGA
- a CDS encoding SDR family oxidoreductase: MSECSQTKSLAGRVALVTGAAHGQGRATALALARAGAHIVALDVGRPLAYPGYQMGTAGELDSLADQCRRLGVECLVFAADVRDDAAVTAAVCAAVERWNRIDILFNNAGICGYGLAHELTEEAWDAMIDINLKGAWLVARRVIPCMIERQGGVIINNSSIAGLRGMGRLSHYAASKWGLTGLTKSWAIELAPHNIRVISLHPTGVNTPMNDGLAALEGASPREIAERSAGNLLPVPWIEPEDVAQAVLFLVSDAARFVTGSEFVLDAGLLTR; the protein is encoded by the coding sequence ATGTCCGAGTGCTCGCAGACTAAATCGCTTGCCGGCCGCGTGGCACTGGTCACTGGCGCGGCGCATGGGCAAGGTCGGGCCACGGCCTTGGCGCTGGCCCGGGCCGGCGCACATATCGTGGCTCTCGACGTGGGTCGGCCGCTAGCCTATCCCGGTTATCAAATGGGGACGGCCGGGGAGCTGGATTCACTGGCCGACCAGTGCCGGCGGCTGGGGGTCGAATGCCTGGTTTTCGCAGCCGACGTGCGTGATGATGCGGCGGTAACGGCCGCCGTTTGCGCGGCGGTCGAACGATGGAACCGCATCGACATTTTATTCAACAACGCCGGCATCTGCGGCTACGGCCTTGCGCACGAGCTCACCGAAGAAGCCTGGGACGCGATGATCGATATCAATCTGAAGGGGGCCTGGCTGGTCGCACGCCGCGTCATACCGTGCATGATCGAGCGGCAGGGGGGTGTGATCATCAACAATTCGTCGATCGCGGGTTTACGCGGCATGGGACGGCTCAGCCACTATGCCGCGTCGAAGTGGGGGCTGACCGGTTTGACGAAATCCTGGGCTATTGAGCTGGCGCCGCACAACATTCGCGTGATCTCGCTCCATCCCACCGGAGTGAACACGCCGATGAACGATGGGCTGGCCGCGCTGGAAGGAGCCAGTCCTCGCGAGATTGCCGAGCGATCGGCCGGCAACTTGTTGCCGGTCCCCTGGATCGAGCCGGAAGATGTGGCGCAAGCGGTGCTGTTTTTGGTTTCTGACGCGGCACGATTTGTCACCGGGTCGGAGTTCGTTCTAGACGCCGGATTGCTCACGCGCTAA